A genomic segment from Planctomycetota bacterium encodes:
- a CDS encoding sulfatase-like hydrolase/transferase, with protein sequence MAIKKSSLVALALVCIASLAAGASKPNFLFILVDDLGWADISPNNPKTFYDTPNIARFATTGLRFTQAYAACPVCSPTRASLMTGQYPVRTGITDYIGAAQPDKWKRPTKMLPAPYAEELALDQVTMAEALKAGGYATFFAGKWHLGPKGHWPEDQGFDINMGGIDRGGPYGGGKYFSPYGNPRLPDGPPGEHLPDRLATETVKFMTEHKDGPFLAYLAFYSVHIPLMGREDLVAKYKEKKKDLPPVSPQFMADHARSIRQVQDHVVYAAMVDAMDQAVGKVLKALDDLNIADNTVVVFFSDNGGVSSSEGHPTSNLPLRGGKGWLYEGGVREPCIIRAPGLTPAGQTSDTPIISTDFYPTFVSLAGLPAHPEQTKDGLILTPVLRDPHASLHREALYWHYPHYGNQGGFPGSAIRKGDWKLIRAEEDGHVELYNIADDIGEHHDLANQQPKIAAELSAKLDAWLISVNAKHTTPNPNYNEQALEKFEQRAYFVPED encoded by the coding sequence ATGGCAATAAAGAAGAGTAGTCTTGTCGCACTGGCGTTGGTTTGCATCGCTTCGCTCGCCGCCGGCGCGTCGAAGCCGAACTTCCTTTTCATCCTCGTGGACGATCTGGGGTGGGCGGATATCAGCCCGAACAATCCCAAGACGTTCTACGACACGCCGAACATCGCCAGGTTCGCCACGACCGGGCTGCGCTTCACGCAGGCGTATGCGGCGTGCCCCGTGTGCAGTCCGACGCGGGCGAGTCTGATGACCGGACAATACCCCGTGCGCACAGGGATCACGGACTACATCGGCGCGGCCCAGCCGGATAAATGGAAGCGGCCGACGAAGATGTTGCCGGCGCCTTATGCGGAGGAACTCGCGCTGGATCAGGTGACGATGGCGGAGGCGCTGAAGGCGGGGGGATACGCGACGTTCTTCGCCGGCAAGTGGCACCTCGGACCCAAAGGTCACTGGCCCGAAGATCAGGGCTTCGACATCAACATGGGCGGGATCGACCGCGGCGGACCGTATGGCGGCGGCAAGTATTTTTCGCCTTATGGCAATCCGCGTCTGCCCGACGGCCCGCCGGGCGAGCATCTGCCCGATCGTCTGGCGACCGAGACGGTCAAGTTCATGACCGAGCACAAGGACGGGCCGTTCCTCGCATACCTGGCGTTTTACTCGGTGCATATTCCGCTGATGGGGCGCGAGGACCTTGTCGCCAAATACAAGGAAAAGAAGAAGGATTTGCCGCCGGTCAGCCCGCAGTTCATGGCCGACCACGCCCGCAGCATCCGGCAGGTGCAGGACCATGTGGTGTACGCGGCGATGGTCGATGCGATGGACCAGGCGGTCGGCAAGGTGCTCAAGGCGCTGGACGATCTGAACATCGCGGACAACACGGTCGTCGTGTTCTTCTCCGACAACGGCGGCGTCAGTTCCAGCGAGGGACATCCCACCTCGAACCTCCCGCTGCGCGGGGGCAAGGGCTGGCTCTACGAAGGCGGCGTGCGCGAGCCGTGCATCATCCGCGCCCCCGGCCTCACGCCCGCCGGCCAGACCAGCGACACGCCCATCATCAGCACCGACTTCTATCCCACCTTCGTCAGTCTCGCCGGTCTGCCCGCTCATCCTGAGCAGACCAAGGACGGCCTCATCCTCACACCCGTCCTGCGAGACCCGCATGCGTCCCTCCACCGCGAGGCACTCTACTGGCACTACCCGCACTACGGTAATCAGGGCGGGTTCCCCGGCTCGGCGATCCGCAAGGGGGACTGGAAACTGATCCGCGCCGAGGAGGACGGGCACGTTGAGCTTTACAACATCGCCGACGACATCGGCGAGCATCACGATCTGGCCAATCAGCAGCCCAAGATCGCGGCGGAGCTGTCCGCGAAGCTCGACGCGTGGCTCATATCCGTCAACGCCAAACACACGACCCCTAACCCCAACTATAACGAACAGGCGCTCGAGAAATTCGAACAACGCGCTTATTTCGTACCGGAAGATTGA
- a CDS encoding DUF1501 domain-containing protein, with translation MSNIEHLSAAGRSLLDRRQFLRHTGTGLGGIALAQLLHTDRLLADDGPIRPVIDPSRPQAPRLAHFAPKATRVVVIFCSGAISHLDTWDYKPDLVKYDGKPLPGGEKLVTFQGAQGNLTAPLYPFRPRGKSGKMMSDLVSHLGELADDFCFIHSMTSKTNTHGPGENFMSTGNILDGFPSMGAWVNYALGSEADDLPAFVAIPDPRGVPQSSGNNWGAGFLPAVFQGTPFNAARPIRNLALPSGVSPAADLAARRALAALNATHMQQHPGDSDLAARIASYELAANMQLSVPEVTDLSSEPAHILSMYGADDTENKLKSGFARNCILARRLLERGVRFVQLFNGAYAMGEGVGNWDGHKTLKKQYDIHGPILDQPAAALIRDLKQRGMLNDTLVVLCSEFGRMPTFQKGASGRDHNPDGFTCMLAGAGVRAPFTFGATDEFGQKAVEHVATVWEFHATILRILGLDFNRLSYYHDGFERKLTDVHGRVIEEVLA, from the coding sequence ATGTCGAACATTGAGCATCTGTCCGCCGCGGGTCGGTCGCTTTTGGATCGCCGACAGTTTCTGCGGCATACCGGCACCGGCCTCGGCGGCATCGCCCTCGCGCAGTTGCTTCACACCGACCGCCTGCTCGCCGACGACGGTCCCATTCGCCCCGTCATCGATCCGTCCCGACCGCAGGCCCCGCGCCTCGCCCACTTCGCTCCCAAAGCGACGCGCGTCGTCGTCATCTTCTGCTCCGGCGCGATCAGTCATCTGGACACATGGGACTACAAGCCCGACCTCGTCAAGTATGACGGCAAACCGCTGCCCGGCGGCGAAAAGCTTGTCACATTCCAAGGCGCGCAGGGCAATCTCACCGCGCCGCTCTATCCCTTCCGCCCGCGCGGCAAAAGCGGAAAGATGATGAGCGATCTGGTGTCGCACCTCGGCGAGCTGGCCGACGATTTCTGCTTCATTCACTCGATGACCAGCAAGACCAACACGCACGGCCCCGGCGAGAATTTCATGTCCACCGGCAACATCCTCGACGGCTTCCCGTCCATGGGTGCATGGGTCAATTACGCGCTGGGTTCCGAAGCCGACGACCTGCCGGCCTTCGTGGCGATCCCCGATCCGCGCGGCGTCCCGCAGAGTTCGGGCAACAACTGGGGCGCCGGATTCCTGCCCGCCGTCTTTCAGGGCACGCCCTTCAACGCCGCGCGACCGATCCGCAATCTGGCGCTGCCCAGCGGCGTGAGTCCGGCGGCCGATCTGGCGGCGCGGCGGGCGCTGGCCGCGCTCAACGCGACGCACATGCAACAGCACCCCGGCGACTCCGATCTGGCCGCTCGCATCGCAAGCTACGAGCTTGCCGCCAATATGCAGCTTTCCGTGCCCGAAGTCACCGACCTGTCCAGCGAACCGGCGCACATCCTGAGCATGTACGGTGCCGACGATACGGAGAACAAACTCAAGTCCGGCTTCGCCCGCAACTGCATCCTCGCCCGCCGGCTGCTCGAGCGCGGCGTGCGCTTCGTGCAGCTTTTCAACGGCGCGTACGCCATGGGGGAAGGCGTCGGCAACTGGGACGGGCACAAGACGCTCAAGAAGCAGTACGACATTCATGGCCCCATCCTCGATCAGCCCGCCGCCGCGCTCATCCGCGATCTCAAACAGCGCGGCATGCTCAACGATACCCTCGTCGTCCTCTGCTCCGAATTCGGTCGCATGCCCACGTTTCAGAAGGGCGCCTCCGGACGGGACCACAACCCCGATGGATTCACCTGCATGCTCGCCGGCGCCGGCGTCCGCGCTCCGTTCACCTTCGGCGCCACCGACGAGTTCGGACAGAAAGCCGTCGAACATGTCGCCACCGTCTGGGAATTCCACGCCACGATCCTCCGCATCCTCGGCCTCGACTTCAACCGCCTCAGCTACTACCACGATGGCTTTGAACGCAAACTCACCGACGTCCACGGCCGCGTGATCGAGGAAGTGCTCGCTTAA
- a CDS encoding sulfatase-like hydrolase/transferase, producing MGVLMLVIVGRVLAASPERPNIIFAIADDWGWPHSPMYGDPVVKTPAFDRIAKEGVLFDFAYVSAPSCTPSRGAVLTGQYHWRLEEGANLWSTLQTKFPTYPLLLEKAGYFVGHWRKAWGPGRLEPGGYTNTDPAGPNFKNFEDFITHRPKGAPFCFWLGAHDPHRPYVDGQGKKGGIDVDKIPVPGFWPNVPQVRSDIADYYFAVQRFDSDVAHVIDLVEKMGELENTIIVVTGDHGLPFPRCKSNLYDMSVHVPLAIRWGAKVPGGRRVTDFVSFVDLAPTFLDAAGVPIPDEMTGRSLLPMLESGKSGRIDPARDHAIFGKERHVPSQARPSMEGYPSRAMRTDRYVYIRNFKPGLWPDGIADATQAAMGWAFSDTDDGPTKAFIIEHRDDPQYAKYFEWNFAKRPAEELYDLSKDPDQLHNVATDPEYKEVRERLSKQLTEELRETADPRVVGGADKFDEYLYYGGPRKTKETKKHGNKEE from the coding sequence ATGGGCGTGCTGATGCTTGTCATCGTCGGCCGCGTGCTCGCTGCATCGCCCGAGCGGCCGAACATCATCTTCGCCATCGCCGACGACTGGGGCTGGCCGCACTCGCCGATGTACGGCGACCCGGTGGTCAAGACGCCGGCGTTCGACCGCATCGCCAAGGAAGGCGTGCTGTTCGATTTCGCCTACGTGTCCGCCCCCTCGTGCACGCCCAGCCGCGGCGCGGTCCTCACCGGGCAGTACCATTGGCGGCTCGAAGAAGGCGCGAATCTCTGGTCAACCCTCCAGACGAAGTTTCCGACGTATCCGCTGCTTTTGGAAAAAGCGGGGTATTTCGTCGGTCACTGGCGCAAGGCATGGGGCCCCGGCCGACTCGAACCCGGGGGATACACGAACACCGATCCCGCCGGGCCGAATTTCAAGAACTTCGAGGACTTCATCACGCATCGCCCCAAGGGCGCGCCGTTCTGCTTCTGGCTCGGCGCGCACGATCCGCATCGGCCGTATGTCGACGGACAAGGCAAGAAGGGCGGCATCGACGTCGACAAGATCCCCGTGCCCGGCTTCTGGCCCAATGTGCCGCAAGTGCGCAGCGACATCGCGGACTATTACTTCGCCGTGCAGCGGTTCGATTCGGATGTGGCGCATGTGATTGACTTGGTCGAAAAGATGGGCGAACTGGAGAACACGATCATCGTCGTCACCGGCGATCACGGCCTGCCGTTCCCGCGTTGCAAGAGCAATCTGTACGACATGAGCGTGCACGTGCCGCTGGCGATCCGCTGGGGGGCGAAAGTGCCGGGAGGGCGGCGCGTGACGGACTTTGTGAGCTTTGTCGATCTGGCGCCGACGTTTCTCGATGCGGCGGGCGTGCCGATCCCCGACGAGATGACGGGCAGATCGCTCCTGCCGATGCTCGAATCGGGTAAGTCCGGCCGCATCGATCCCGCGCGGGATCATGCGATCTTCGGCAAGGAGCGCCACGTGCCCAGCCAGGCCAGGCCGAGCATGGAAGGTTATCCGAGCCGGGCGATGCGGACGGATCGGTACGTCTATATCCGTAACTTCAAGCCGGGACTCTGGCCCGACGGCATCGCCGACGCGACGCAGGCGGCGATGGGCTGGGCGTTCAGCGACACCGATGACGGACCGACCAAGGCGTTCATCATCGAACATCGCGACGATCCGCAGTACGCTAAATACTTCGAGTGGAACTTCGCCAAGCGGCCGGCGGAGGAGCTTTATGATCTGAGCAAGGACCCGGATCAGCTTCACAACGTCGCGACCGACCCGGAGTACAAGGAAGTCCGCGAGCGGTTAAGCAAACAATTGACGGAAGAACTGCGTGAGACCGCCGATCCGCGCGTCGTCGGCGGTGCTGATAAATTCGACGAATATCTATATTATGGCGGTCCTCGCAAAACGAAAGAAACCAAGAAACATGGCAATAAAGAAGAGTAG